CGCTTGTCAGCGCGCCATGGGCGGGCACGGTGCGCTATGCGGGGCCATTGGCCGGGCGTGGTCAGGTTGTGATCCTTGAACCTGACGAGGACATCCTGCTGGTCCTTGTCGGCCTTGCAGAGCTCTTGGTCGAAACCGCCGCCATCGTGCCCAATGGCACCGCGCTGGGGATCATGCCGGGAGCAGATGACGCAAACGGCACCGGGTCAGAGGCTGGCGGTCACGGTCAAACACTCTATTTTGAGATGCGTGAGCAGGGAAAGCCCATTGACCCGGCGACATGGTTCGCATTGACTGGCGCTCGACCCTAAAGCGAAATTCTTGGCCGTCCGTGACCGGGCGTGCGACGAACGGAAAGCGAGATGATGACAAAATTTGCTCTGGCAAGCCTTGGCGGCGTTCTCGGCGGCGTGCTGATCGCGATGAATGTGACCGGTCCGCTGCTGGCGCAGGAACGCCAGCAGGCGCCGAATGTGTATGAACAACTGGACCTGTTCGGCAATGTCTTTGAACGTATTCGCAATGAATACGTGGAAGACGTGGACACGTCCGACCTGATCGCCGCCGCAATCAACGGTATGCTGACCTCGCTTGACCCGCATTCCAGTTATCTTCCGCCCGAGGATTTCGACGATATGCGCACCCAGACGCGCGGCTCTTTCGGAGGGTTGGGCATAGAGGTGACGCAGGAAGAGGGTTTCATCAAGGTTGTCACCCCCATGGATGACACGCCCGCCGACAAGGCCGGCGTGGAACCGGGCGACCTGATTACGCATGTCGATGGCGAGCCGCTGCTGGGCATGACCTTGGCAGAGGCGGTCGAATTGATGCGCGGCCCCGTCGGGTCCGAGATTATCGTGACGATTGCCCGCGAAGGGGTGTCCGAACCGTTCGACCTGTCGATCATCCGCGATACGATTCGCCTGCAAGCCGTGCGCGTGCGCACCGAGGGCGACACGGTCATCCTGCGGCTGACCACCTTCAACGAACAGACCTTTCCCAACCTGCGCGACGGTTTGGCCGAAGCGGTCGAGGAGCTGGGCGGCATCGACGAGCTTGGCGGTGTTGTGCTGGACCTGCGCAACAATCCCGGCGGGTTGCTGACACAGGCGGTCAGCGTGTCCGATGCTTTCTTGGAGCAAGGCGAGATCGTGTCCACTCGTGGCCGTGCCGAAGGCGAAGGCGAACGCTACAATGCGCAGGCGGGTGACCTGATCGAAGGCAAGCCCATGGTGGTGCTTATCAATGGCGGTTCTGCCTCTGCGTCCGAGATTGTTGCCGGGGCGCTGCAAGACCACCGCCGCGCAATCATCGTGGGCACGCGCAGTTTCGGCAAAGGATCTGTCCAGACCGTGATGCCGCTGCGTGGCGACGGCGCGATCCGCCTGACCACCTCGCGCTATTACACCCCGTCGGGACGGTCCATTCAGGCGCTGGGCGTGTCGCCGGATATTCTTGTGGAACAACCGTCGCGCGCCCCGATTGAAGAGGCTGAAACCCCGACGCCGAACAGCCGGTTCGAAGCCGATCTGCGCGGACGCTTGGACAATGGCGATAACCTGTCCGAGGAAGAACAGCGCCAGATGGAAGAAGAACGCGCCCGCGTCGAAGAAGTGGCGCAGTTGCGCGAAGAAGATTACCAGCTTGCCTATGCGCTGGATATCTTGCGCGGTCTGACGGCGTTGAACGGGCGGTAATGTCGTGACGCCGGAACAGGTTGCCGCCTTGCCCTACCGCCCTTGCGTGGGTGTCATGCTTATCAACGCGCAAGGGCTGATCTTTGGGGCGCAGCGCATCGACAGCGACAGCCCGGCTTGGCAAATGCCCCAAGGCGGGATTGATCTGGGTGAGAACCCCGGTCTGGCCGCCCTGCGAGAACTGGAAGAGGAAATCTCTGTCACGCCTGATCTGGTCGGCCCTTTGGCCGAAACGCCCGATTGGCTGCATTATGACCTGCCTGCGGAATTGCTGGGCAAGGTCTGGGGTGGCAAATATCGTGGCCAGAAACAGCGCTGGTTCCTGATGCGCTATTTGGGCCGCGACGACCAGATCGACCTTGCCACCGAACACCCGGAATTCAGCGCGTGGCGCTGGATGCAGGCAGATGAGATGCTGGCCGCCATCGTGCCCTTCAAGCGCGACATTTACGCCGCCGTCATGGACGAATTCCGCGATTGGCTGGCCTAGAGCATGTCGCGCAAAAGTGGTTCCCGGTTTTGCGCAAAAGACATGCGATCATAAAATGTTAGAGTGGGTCGCATGAACGCGACGCGCTCTAGGCACCTTCAGTAAAAGCTCTGCGGGTCGATATCGACCACCAGCCGCATATTGGCCCCCAGCTTGTGGGGGCGTGTCCAGTCGCGCAAGGCGGTCTGCAAGGGTGCGCCCTTGGCGGCCTTGACCAGCAGGCGCACCCTGTGTTGCCCGCGAATGCGGGCAATCGGGGCGGGGGCGGGGCCGAAGACCTGCGCATTGATCCGTCGCAAGGGCGCGTCATTCTGCGCCAGCGCGTTGCCCAGCGCGAACACCGCCTCTAGCTCTGGTCCCGACAGGATGATCCCCGCCAAACGCCCATAGGGTGGCATTCCCATGGCTTGGCGGGCGTCGGCCTCTGCCTGCCAAAAGGCTTCCTCGTCGCCCGACAGGATGGCGCGGATCACGGGGTGTTCGGGCTGGCTGGTCTGGATCAGCGCGCGGCCCGGCTTGTCGGCGCGCCCGGCGCGGCCTGCAACTTGGCGCGTCAGTTGAAACACGCGCTCCGCCGCGCGCAGGTCCGACCCCGACAGCCCCAGATCGGCGTCGATCACGCCTACCAGCGTCAGATGCGGAAAGTTATGCCCCTTTGCCACGATCTGCGTTCCGATGATGATATCGGCCCCGCCCTGCGCAATCTCCTCTATCTGGGCTTTCAGCGCGCGGGCGGACCCGAACAGGTCCGAGGACAGCACCGCCACGCGCGCGTCGGGCCACAGCGCGCGGGCCTCTTCCTCCAGCCGTTCCACGCCGGGGCCGACGGGGGCCATGCGGTCTTCGGCGCTGCATTCGGGGCAGGTGGTGGGGATGGGCGCGGTTGCGCCGCATTGGTGGCAAACAAGGCGCTGCAAGAAACGGTGTTCCACCATCCGCGCATCGCAATCCGTGCAGGCGATCTGGTGCCCGCACGCGCGGCACATGGTCAGCGGCGCATAGCCGCGCCGGTTCAGGAATAACAGCGCCTGTTCGCCTGCGTTCAAACGCGCCGTAACTGCCGCTTGCAGTGTGGGCGAGATCCAGCGGTTCGTGGGCAGGTCTTGCCCCCGCAGGTCAATCGCTGCCATCTCTGGCAAGGCATTCGGGCCAAAGCGCGTGGTCAGGTCCAGCCGCGTGTATTTGCCCGCTTGCGCGTTGGCCCATGTCTCTAGGCTGGGCGTGGCCGACGCCAGCACCACTTGCGCGCCGTTCAGCGCGCCACGCAGCACCGCCATATCACGGGCATTGTAGAACACACCCTCTTCCTGCTTGTAGGATGTGTCATGTTCCTCATCGACCACGATCAGCCCAAGGTTCTGGAAGGGCAGGAACAAAGCTGACCGCGCCCCCACCACCATTTGCGCGCAGCCTTGGCCGACCATGCGCCACAAGCGGCGGCGCTCCGCTTGGGTGACACCCGAATGCCATTCGGCGGGCTTCGCGCCAAAGCGCTTTTCGACCCGCGTCAGGAACTCTGCGGATAAGGCGATTTCGGGCAAAAGCACCAAGGCTTGCCGCCCTGCGCGCAAGGTTTCGGCCACTGCTTCCAGATAGACTTCGGTCTTGCCAGAGCCTGTCACGCCTTTCAGAAGCCATGTGCCATAGCCGCCCTGACCCTTGCGCAGGGCCTCTGCCGCGCGGGCTTGGTCGTCGGACAAAACGGGGCCGGGGCGCGCAGGGTCTAGCCGCGCGAATGGCTGGTCGCGCGGTGCTGCGCGTTCTTGCAACGCCCCCGCCGCGACCAAGCCGCGCACCACGCTTGTGCCAACCCCCGCCGCTTGCGCCAACTCGCCGGGCGACAGCCCCGCGCCGCCAAATTCATCAAGCGCGGCCATGACGCGGGCGCGCGCATCGGTCATCCGGTCGGGCAAGCCATCGCCGCGAAACAGCAGCTTGCGCGTGACCGGACCATCGGCCAGCCCCGGCACGCGGGTGGCCAGCCGCAGCACCATGGGCAGTTGCGTCAGCGTGTAGTCCGCCAGCCGGGTCAGAAATTCGCGCAACTCTGCGCGCATGGGGGCTGCATCCAGCACGCGGATGATCTGGCGCAGTTTCGCACGGTCGAACCGCCCTTCGGCAGGCCCCCAGACCACGCCCACCACGCGGCGCGGCCCCAGCGGCACCTGCACGAAAGCGCCCAGCCAGCAACCGCCTTCGGGCGCGCGGTAATCCAGCACCCGGCCCAAGGGTTCAGCGGTCAAAACCCCGCAGGGCATGCCTTCGTCATAGAATTCCGGGGCGTTTTGCATCGACGTTTCGGGGTTCCTTGAGGGCTTGGCTTACGGTATGACGCCCGCAGCACAAGGTCGCAAGCCGAAGGGAGCAACCATGAAATTCTTTGTCGATACCGCCGATGTTACCGCTATCCGGGAGTTGAACGATCTGGGCATGGTGGATGGGGTTACAACCAACCCCTCTCTTATTCTGAAGTCAGGCCGCGATATCATAGAGGTTACGCGCGAGATTTGCGAGATCGTGGATGGCCCGGTGTCTGCCGAAGTGGTGGCGCTGGAGGCGGACGCCATGATCGCCGAGGGCCGCAAGCTGGCCGAGATTGCACCGAACATCACCGTCAAGCTGCCGCTGACTTGGGATGGTCTGAAAGCCTGCAAGGTGCTGTCGGGCGAAGGCAAGATGGTCAATGTCACCCTGTGTTTTTCCGCAAATCAGGCGCTTTTGGCCGCGAAGGCAGGGGCGACCTTCATTTCGCCCTTCATTGGGCGGCTGGATGATATGGCACTGGATGGTTGCGAGCTGATCGAGGATATCCGCACCATTTACGACAATTACGGGTTCGAGACGCAGATCCTTGCGGCGTCGATCCGCTCTGTCAACCATGTGCTGGACGTGGCGCGCATTGGCGCAGATGTCATGACCGCCCCGCCAGAGGTGATCCGCAAACTGGCCAACCACCCGTTGACAGATGCAGGTTTGGCACAATTTATGAAAGATTGGGAAAAAACAGGTCAAAAAATCCTGTAAGCTTTGCTATAGTCCGCCAAAGAACACGAAAAACAGCAGTTAACGGACAGGCACATCATGTCATCAGCGGCCCTTGGCGCAGAGCTGGAACAGCTTCGCGCGCAAATCCTGTCGGACCCGGCCCTTATTCTGGATGACAAGGACGTTATGCGCGCCCTTGTCGCCGCTTCCGAGCGCGAGATGGGCACGAATATCGTGGACCTGCGCGGACTGGCCATGGAACGGTTGGAAGCGCGCCTTGACCGGCTGGAAGAAACCCACCGCGCGGTAATTGCGGCAGCTTATGAAAACCTGTCGGGCACCAATCAGGTGCATCGCGCCATTTTGCGCATGCTGGACCCCACCCAATTCGAGGAATTCCTGCGCAATCTTGGGTCGGATGTGGCCGAGATATTGCACGTGGATGCGATCAAACTGGTGCTGGAAAGCCCCGAAGCCGGGCCTGACCCGGCCTTGGAGCGGATTTCCGATGTGTTGGTCGTGGTCGAGCCGGGCTTCGTCGATGATTATATCAATCTTGGCCATGCGCCGACCTCGCGGCAGGTGATCTTGCGTCAGGCCGTGCCCGCGACCACCCGGCTTTATGGCCAGCGCGCCGCCGATTTGCGGTCAGAAGCCTGTTTGCGGCTGGACCTTGGCACGCAGCGCATGGGCGGGATGCTGGTCATGGGGTCAGACAACCCGCATACGTTCAAGCCGGGGCAGGGCACGGATCTGCTGTCTTTCTTCGCGGGCATCTTCGAGAGGTCGATGCGCCGCTGGCTGGCATGATCGCGCCGGCGCTGGGCGACGCGCTGACGCGCTTTTTGCAGCGCAAGCAAAGCTTGGACGGGGCGTCAGCCAATACGATCGCGGCTTATGCGACCGATCTGCGCGGCTTTCTGGGGTTCATGGCGCAGCATCTGGGCGGGCTGGACAGCCCCCGCGCCTTGGGCGGTATCACGCAATCCGACATGCGCGCTTGGATGGCGGATGCGCGCGGACAGGACTTGTCGGCACGCGCCTTGGCGAGGAAACTGTCTGCCGTGCGCGGCTTTGCGCGGTTCATCGCGGATGACACCGGCATAGACATTTCCGCCATTCTGGCCACCCGTGCGCCGAAACATGCCCGTGCATTGCCCCGGCCCTTGTCGGCCGCGGATGCCCGAGAGGTGCTGGACCGTGTTGCCTTGCAAACCTGCGCCGAATGGGCGGGACTGCGCGATATGGCCGTGGTCACGCTGCTCTATGGCTGCGGGTTGCGCGTGTCGGAAGCGCTGTCGTTGACCGGGCGCGACGCCCCCTTGCCAGAAGTGCTGCGCATCTCCGGCAAAGGCGGGCGCGAACGGTTGGTGCCGGTGCTGCCCGTGGCGCGCCGCGCCGTGGATGCCTACCTGCGCGCCTGCCCCCATGCGCAAGCCCCCGATCTGCCGTTGTTTCGTGCCATGCGCGGCGGCGCGCTGGACCGCCGCCATGTTGCCCGCGTGATGGAAGCAACCCGCCTGCAACTGGGCCTGCCCGCAAGCGCCACGCCCCATGCGTTGCGCCACTCCTTTGCCACC
The DNA window shown above is from Roseibaca calidilacus and carries:
- a CDS encoding primosomal protein N', producing the protein MQNAPEFYDEGMPCGVLTAEPLGRVLDYRAPEGGCWLGAFVQVPLGPRRVVGVVWGPAEGRFDRAKLRQIIRVLDAAPMRAELREFLTRLADYTLTQLPMVLRLATRVPGLADGPVTRKLLFRGDGLPDRMTDARARVMAALDEFGGAGLSPGELAQAAGVGTSVVRGLVAAGALQERAAPRDQPFARLDPARPGPVLSDDQARAAEALRKGQGGYGTWLLKGVTGSGKTEVYLEAVAETLRAGRQALVLLPEIALSAEFLTRVEKRFGAKPAEWHSGVTQAERRRLWRMVGQGCAQMVVGARSALFLPFQNLGLIVVDEEHDTSYKQEEGVFYNARDMAVLRGALNGAQVVLASATPSLETWANAQAGKYTRLDLTTRFGPNALPEMAAIDLRGQDLPTNRWISPTLQAAVTARLNAGEQALLFLNRRGYAPLTMCRACGHQIACTDCDARMVEHRFLQRLVCHQCGATAPIPTTCPECSAEDRMAPVGPGVERLEEEARALWPDARVAVLSSDLFGSARALKAQIEEIAQGGADIIIGTQIVAKGHNFPHLTLVGVIDADLGLSGSDLRAAERVFQLTRQVAGRAGRADKPGRALIQTSQPEHPVIRAILSGDEEAFWQAEADARQAMGMPPYGRLAGIILSGPELEAVFALGNALAQNDAPLRRINAQVFGPAPAPIARIRGQHRVRLLVKAAKGAPLQTALRDWTRPHKLGANMRLVVDIDPQSFY
- a CDS encoding DUF484 family protein; translation: MSSAALGAELEQLRAQILSDPALILDDKDVMRALVAASEREMGTNIVDLRGLAMERLEARLDRLEETHRAVIAAAYENLSGTNQVHRAILRMLDPTQFEEFLRNLGSDVAEILHVDAIKLVLESPEAGPDPALERISDVLVVVEPGFVDDYINLGHAPTSRQVILRQAVPATTRLYGQRAADLRSEACLRLDLGTQRMGGMLVMGSDNPHTFKPGQGTDLLSFFAGIFERSMRRWLA
- a CDS encoding tyrosine recombinase XerC; this encodes MIAPALGDALTRFLQRKQSLDGASANTIAAYATDLRGFLGFMAQHLGGLDSPRALGGITQSDMRAWMADARGQDLSARALARKLSAVRGFARFIADDTGIDISAILATRAPKHARALPRPLSAADAREVLDRVALQTCAEWAGLRDMAVVTLLYGCGLRVSEALSLTGRDAPLPEVLRISGKGGRERLVPVLPVARRAVDAYLRACPHAQAPDLPLFRAMRGGALDRRHVARVMEATRLQLGLPASATPHALRHSFATHLLAKGGDLRAIQELLGHASLRSTQVYTAVDTTRLMDVYERAHPRARG
- a CDS encoding RNA pyrophosphohydrolase, with product MTPEQVAALPYRPCVGVMLINAQGLIFGAQRIDSDSPAWQMPQGGIDLGENPGLAALRELEEEISVTPDLVGPLAETPDWLHYDLPAELLGKVWGGKYRGQKQRWFLMRYLGRDDQIDLATEHPEFSAWRWMQADEMLAAIVPFKRDIYAAVMDEFRDWLA
- the fsa gene encoding fructose-6-phosphate aldolase, which translates into the protein MKFFVDTADVTAIRELNDLGMVDGVTTNPSLILKSGRDIIEVTREICEIVDGPVSAEVVALEADAMIAEGRKLAEIAPNITVKLPLTWDGLKACKVLSGEGKMVNVTLCFSANQALLAAKAGATFISPFIGRLDDMALDGCELIEDIRTIYDNYGFETQILAASIRSVNHVLDVARIGADVMTAPPEVIRKLANHPLTDAGLAQFMKDWEKTGQKIL
- a CDS encoding S41 family peptidase, which produces MTKFALASLGGVLGGVLIAMNVTGPLLAQERQQAPNVYEQLDLFGNVFERIRNEYVEDVDTSDLIAAAINGMLTSLDPHSSYLPPEDFDDMRTQTRGSFGGLGIEVTQEEGFIKVVTPMDDTPADKAGVEPGDLITHVDGEPLLGMTLAEAVELMRGPVGSEIIVTIAREGVSEPFDLSIIRDTIRLQAVRVRTEGDTVILRLTTFNEQTFPNLRDGLAEAVEELGGIDELGGVVLDLRNNPGGLLTQAVSVSDAFLEQGEIVSTRGRAEGEGERYNAQAGDLIEGKPMVVLINGGSASASEIVAGALQDHRRAIIVGTRSFGKGSVQTVMPLRGDGAIRLTTSRYYTPSGRSIQALGVSPDILVEQPSRAPIEEAETPTPNSRFEADLRGRLDNGDNLSEEEQRQMEEERARVEEVAQLREEDYQLAYALDILRGLTALNGR